From a region of the Paenibacillus lutimineralis genome:
- a CDS encoding DUF3055 domain-containing protein — MTGSNDLDFLSDSTESTSTRFVTFIGHSLKRFDLAVTTTNRFYGKKLVTDLQNGRTAILGTDDLEEEGYLEHIFSLEEQEGEDMRSFLYQVVGDPYFTD, encoded by the coding sequence ATGACTGGCTCAAATGATCTTGATTTCTTATCCGATAGCACTGAGAGCACTTCAACAAGATTTGTAACCTTCATCGGACATTCATTGAAGCGCTTTGATCTTGCTGTAACGACAACGAACCGCTTCTACGGTAAGAAGCTTGTTACCGATTTACAAAATGGACGTACGGCCATCCTTGGCACCGATGACCTCGAAGAGGAAGGCTACCTAGAGCATATCTTCTCTCTCGAAGAACAAGAAGGCGAGGACATGCGCAGTTTCCTGTATCAAGTCGTAGGGGACCCTTATTTTACGGATTAA
- a CDS encoding arsenate reductase family protein, translated as MSTLTVYHYPKCGTCRKAVKWLEEHGHHLELHNLKETTPSSEQMSEMIDRSGLELKKFFNTSGEVYKELGLKDKLPGLSREEAIQLLVSNGMLIKRPLVTDGHKVTVGFKEDSYEQSWGDK; from the coding sequence ATGAGTACACTTACAGTTTATCACTATCCTAAATGCGGTACTTGCCGCAAAGCGGTTAAATGGTTGGAGGAGCATGGCCATCATCTGGAGCTGCACAATCTGAAGGAGACAACTCCTTCAAGTGAACAAATGTCAGAGATGATCGACCGCAGCGGGCTTGAGCTTAAGAAGTTCTTCAATACGAGCGGTGAGGTATATAAAGAGCTAGGGCTTAAGGACAAGCTGCCAGGTTTATCACGCGAAGAGGCGATCCAGTTACTCGTCTCTAATGGTATGCTGATTAAACGACCGCTTGTAACGGACGGACATAAAGTTACCGTAGGCTTTAAAGAGGATAGCTATGAACAGTCGTGGGGAGACAAATAG
- a CDS encoding RluA family pseudouridine synthase, with the protein MTDYYEPITYQVTELEEGWLVKTVLQRRLGVSRKLLSRIKLTERGVMLNGERVYISVAVRAGDIVSISLEQEMSEDILPQPIPFDIVYEDNALLIVNKEPGIIVHPTHGHYMNTLANGVVHYWQAKGEKYRFRPVHRLDQETSGIIAIAKNAYIHQHISEQLIAGQVSKKYIALVHGCPQPASASIDGPIDRDPQEPHRRIVTADGYPALTHYEVKACYGEGALVELRLETGRTHQIRVHMTSIGHPLIGDKMYRYLGFDELNEQERASMNALDALIDRQALHAAELGFIHPLTGEQIVFSASLPADMAHLQKRLN; encoded by the coding sequence ATGACAGATTACTATGAACCGATTACTTATCAGGTAACAGAGCTAGAGGAAGGTTGGCTGGTGAAGACGGTGTTGCAGCGGCGCTTAGGCGTATCGCGAAAGCTGCTGTCACGAATCAAGCTGACGGAACGCGGTGTAATGTTGAATGGGGAGCGAGTGTACATCAGCGTGGCAGTAAGAGCGGGCGATATCGTATCCATCTCATTGGAGCAGGAGATGTCAGAGGATATTTTGCCACAGCCGATTCCATTCGATATTGTGTATGAGGATAACGCACTGCTGATCGTTAACAAGGAACCAGGGATCATCGTTCATCCAACACATGGTCATTATATGAACACGCTGGCCAACGGGGTTGTACACTACTGGCAGGCCAAAGGCGAGAAGTACCGATTTCGTCCAGTGCACCGTCTGGATCAGGAGACGAGCGGGATTATTGCGATCGCCAAGAATGCCTATATCCATCAGCATATTTCGGAGCAGCTTATAGCGGGGCAAGTATCCAAGAAATACATTGCTCTCGTACACGGTTGTCCGCAGCCTGCGAGCGCCTCGATTGACGGTCCTATTGATCGTGATCCACAGGAACCGCATCGCCGCATCGTGACGGCGGATGGCTATCCTGCATTGACTCATTATGAGGTAAAGGCTTGTTATGGAGAAGGGGCTCTGGTGGAGCTTAGGCTGGAGACAGGGAGAACGCATCAAATCCGCGTTCATATGACCTCAATCGGTCACCCGTTGATTGGCGACAAGATGTATCGCTACTTAGGCTTCGACGAGCTTAATGAGCAGGAGCGGGCAAGCATGAATGCACTGGATGCTCTTATTGATCGGCAGGCTCTCCATGCCGCTGAGCTTGGATTCATTCATCCGTTAACGGGCGAACAGATCGTATTCTCTGCTTCGTTGCCTGCAGATATGGCTCATTTACAGAAAAGGTTGAATTAG
- a CDS encoding 5'-3' exonuclease: protein MMEQTKQRLLLVDGMALMFRAFYASAATGYIRRTKEGLPTNAVYGFMRYFWDVVQKFGPTHIACCWDLGSKTFRTEQFSAYKGNRSDAPDELIPQFSVIREVMDSLGIPNVSSPGFEADDCIGSLSVKFSEDMEVFVLTGDHDMLQLVTDRTSVIIMKKGHGNYMVYTPESLMEEKQLKPAQIIDMKGLMGDPSDNYPGVRGIGEKTAMKLVQEYGSVDGILSNLDGLSKSVRTKIENDLDMLHLSRQLAEIRCDVELECTVEACCFELNPALVVSKFEELEMASVSSWMGLAVAR, encoded by the coding sequence ATTATGGAACAAACAAAACAGCGTTTATTGTTAGTTGATGGGATGGCATTGATGTTCCGGGCTTTCTATGCTTCGGCTGCAACCGGATATATTCGGCGCACCAAAGAGGGTCTGCCGACCAATGCCGTCTATGGATTTATGCGTTATTTCTGGGATGTTGTGCAGAAGTTCGGGCCAACCCACATTGCTTGTTGCTGGGATCTAGGTAGTAAGACCTTTCGTACCGAGCAGTTCTCAGCCTATAAAGGTAACCGTTCGGATGCCCCTGATGAGCTAATTCCACAGTTCAGTGTGATTCGCGAAGTGATGGATAGCTTGGGTATTCCTAATGTCAGTTCGCCTGGGTTTGAGGCGGATGACTGCATCGGATCGCTGTCCGTCAAATTCAGCGAGGACATGGAAGTGTTCGTCCTGACTGGTGATCATGATATGCTTCAGCTTGTGACTGATCGAACCAGCGTAATCATTATGAAAAAAGGCCATGGCAATTATATGGTATATACGCCGGAGAGTCTGATGGAGGAGAAGCAGTTAAAACCGGCACAGATTATCGATATGAAAGGCTTGATGGGCGACCCAAGCGACAATTATCCTGGTGTTCGCGGGATCGGAGAGAAGACTGCGATGAAGTTGGTCCAAGAATATGGCTCTGTGGACGGTATTTTGTCCAATCTGGACGGGCTGTCCAAGTCGGTTCGCACGAAAATCGAGAATGATCTGGATATGCTCCATCTCTCAAGACAGCTTGCCGAAATCCGCTGTGACGTAGAATTGGAGTGTACGGTTGAGGCCTGCTGCTTCGAGTTGAACCCGGCGCTTGTTGTATCCAAATTTGAAGAGCTCGAAATGGCGAGCGTCTCTTCATGGATGGGATTGGCGGTAGCAAGATAG
- a CDS encoding HRDC domain-containing protein yields the protein MRIVFLNSLERKTLEDRTIEAQIWIGEDEGIWHMGWNELESEGQRETIWFEGASWSEMLLVYRHRLAAKLSEGFRPIIDGIWDERDIAQGRGMVAQRLICYSELHPNEEFYAELASWRRRKASMERKAPYLIASNRLLKLISVFCPHSKEELLQLPGVGENKANEYGAELVELSKVREQPRAFPLDWVEERIDDEVFRSWVYKQKEAKYRAEMEKFSLRRKVLECLAEGQNISDICLHSGLERREALELLESLEKDGYQMDDLIKLELQSMPEQEQVAVWQAFEELGDNLLKPVLLRVFGAEATEDSQVDLLYERLRLIRLSFRRNAGSVRKAV from the coding sequence ATGCGGATCGTATTTTTGAACAGCTTGGAGAGAAAGACCCTGGAGGACAGGACGATTGAGGCACAGATTTGGATTGGCGAAGATGAAGGTATATGGCATATGGGCTGGAATGAGCTGGAGTCGGAAGGTCAGCGGGAGACGATCTGGTTCGAAGGGGCATCGTGGTCGGAAATGCTGCTCGTATATCGTCATCGTCTGGCTGCCAAGCTGAGTGAAGGCTTCAGGCCGATTATCGATGGCATATGGGATGAGCGGGATATTGCGCAGGGTCGGGGAATGGTCGCACAGAGGCTGATCTGTTACAGTGAACTGCATCCTAATGAGGAATTTTATGCTGAACTGGCCTCTTGGCGTAGAAGGAAGGCATCCATGGAACGCAAAGCCCCTTACTTGATTGCTAGCAATCGTCTGCTTAAGCTGATTAGTGTGTTTTGTCCGCATAGCAAGGAAGAATTATTGCAGCTTCCTGGTGTTGGCGAGAATAAGGCGAATGAATATGGAGCCGAGCTAGTAGAGCTGTCGAAGGTTCGTGAACAACCTCGAGCGTTCCCACTCGATTGGGTGGAGGAGAGGATTGATGATGAAGTCTTCCGATCCTGGGTATACAAGCAGAAGGAGGCTAAATACCGTGCTGAGATGGAGAAGTTCAGCCTGCGTCGCAAAGTGCTGGAATGCTTGGCAGAAGGACAGAATATCAGCGATATCTGTCTTCATAGCGGACTCGAACGCAGGGAGGCGTTAGAACTGCTTGAGAGTCTGGAGAAGGACGGCTATCAGATGGATGATCTGATCAAGCTAGAGCTTCAGAGTATGCCTGAGCAAGAGCAAGTGGCAGTATGGCAAGCGTTCGAAGAGCTAGGTGATAATCTCCTTAAGCCGGTGTTATTGCGTGTGTTTGGAGCAGAGGCTACAGAGGACAGTCAAGTGGATCTGCTATATGAGCGTCTAAGACTGATTCGTCTCTCTTTCAGACGCAATGCGGGTTCGGTTCGGAAAGCGGTATAG